ttttttcttaacatatttcTTAATAGTTTTCTGATTTGATCTGTTCCATCCATCTGTTCATCAGACATGATCTTTTTACTCACATGCTTTGATGATTGAGGGATCACAGTGTAGACCCAGTCTCTGGTCAGCCATCTGGATTTCCCTTCTACGGTTACTTCCCTTTCCCCAGCCATCTGTCTTCTGGACTTTCCCTTCCAGTCAAGAACCCTATTGAGGCAAGTGTCCTGCTGGCTGAAGCCTCACTAGCACGGAAGCAGCGGAAAACACATACTACCTTTATTCCACTGATGCTGAATGAGATGCCACAGGTTGGGGACCTGGTGGGCCTGGATGCTGAGTTTGTCACCCTTAATGAGGTAACAAAGTCCAAAAGGCTGTGGTGGTGGAACAGAACCCTGGAGATAGTAGGAGTCATAAGCAGTTCTCTGATTTCCTTATCAACTCTTCTCACGTAGGAGGAAGCAGAGTTACGCAGTGATGGCACCAAGTCTACCATCAAACCAAGCCAGATGTCAGTAGCGAGGATCACCTGTGTTCGGGGCCAGGGACCCAATGAGGGTATTCCCTTCATTGATGACTACATCTCTACCCAGGAGCAGGTATTAGGATATGGAGGGGCAAGTGAGACGGACCTTGTGTGTATGTAGAGTGCTCTAGAACCCAGGGAGGAGTGGTAGAGGGATACTCTGCACCTCACCTCCCAAGCGACTGACCCTTTTCTCTGTGCCTAGGTGGTGGATTACTTGACTCAGTACTCGGGGATAAAGCCAGGAGACCTAGATGCGAAGATTTCCTCTAAGCACCTCACAACTCTCAAGTCTACCTACTTAAAGCTTCGTTTTCTTATTGACATTGGAGTCAAGTTTGTGGGTCATGGTCTGCAGAAGGACTTCCGGGTCATCAACCTCATGGTTCgggcagggcttttttttttttttttttttaagattttatttatttattcgacggagatagagacagccagcgagagagggaacacatgcagggggagtgggagaggaagaagcaggctcatagcagaggagcctgatgtggggctcgatcccataacgccgggatcacgccctgagccgaaggcagacgcttaaccgctgtgccacccaggcgcccctgggcaggGCTCTTTTAGGAGTCTTTGAATGTGGGCCCTTTAGGGTATATGTTGTGCTTTTGGAGAATGGGAAATTATGATCACCTGCCTTCAGTTTCCCACTCTTTTATCTCTGCCAGGTGCCCAAGGACCAAGTCCTTGACACTGTCTATCTCTTTCACATGCCCCGAAAACGAATGATTTCCCTGCGATTCCTTGCTTGGTACTTTCTAGGTGAGTTGGTGTACCTTGTAGGCCCTTGTGGTGCTcagtaagcagaaaaaaatgttggAGTTGTCAGAGGAGTAGGGAGGACCCTGAGTTAGTGGTGAGAGTTACTAATGGATTTAAGTAGCTTCAGTATCCCTGTGCACTAGGGATGGTGTTTGGCTCTTTCCCTTAGGGGCAGTCaagttttttattgtttattgggAGCTGGAGATGTGAGTAGAGGACATGTTCTTACCTTCCTTTGCTAGGTACCAAACTGTTCCACTTCTAATTCCCCCAGACTTGAAGATTCAAGGGGAAACCCATGACAGTATTGAGGATGCCCGCACAGCTCTTCAGCTCTACCGAAAATATCTGGAGCTAAGCAAAAATGGCACCGAGCCTGAGTCCTTCCACAAAGTGCTCAAGGGTCTTTACGAGAAGGGTCGAAAGATGGACTGGAAGGTGCCTGAACCTGAGGGCCAGACAAGCCCCAAGAGTAAGACCTGAAGTGGGACAAGGGAAACTGGACAGGGTGGGGTTAGATTGCATATGTGAAGATTATACCCACAATGATAATAATGATCATGGTGATGTCAGCAACAGTACCACCCCTACCTTGTATTTGTAAGGCACTCAGTAGTTCATAAAGCACTTAATCTTCCCAACATTCAGTGAGATAGATTTTACTACTGAAACTCCATTGATCCTGACCTCCTTTTGTCCAGTTCTAAAATGTTTGGGCAGGCTTGccctcttttctcttgctttttctacACTCACCTTAAGAGTCAATGCTCTTGGTTTTGTCTCTGACAGATGCAGCTGTCTTCTCCTCAGTGTTGGCGCTCTGACCTCACCCTCTCCCAGCGAACTACCCCTCTCCCTTCAGTGTTCTGTGGCCCCAGAACTGGGAGATGGCTTCCCAAGTTGGCTATACCTTGTCCGCTTCCAGAATTGGACCTGCTCAGGGTCTGCAGATGGTGCTATTAATAGAACTGGAATGCAGCAGAATTGTTGCAAAGGGAAGAGGAGCCAGATTCCTTTTTCATCCTTTGCAAAATAGCAGGCCAGAAACAGAGTCTAGAAATGACCCAAATGGAAAGTAATTGGTATTCTCAATAAATATCCTGGGTAATTAATATCCAAGCAaacacacaacacaacacaacacaacacaacaaaatgCTCCTGGAACTAGTACTCTCAGTTCCTACTTGGCTAAGGACTGAAGTCTTGGACAGTGACAGGCTTACAACAGAAACTCAAGACAGCTCAAATCTCTGACTGCTTGAGGGTTGCCTGGAGGGGCCAGGACATAGAGTATTGGTGGCCCTAGCAAATCAGTGTTGCCAACACCATCATTGCCAAAAGGGCCTCTGGGTCCTAGATGAAGCTTGGCTGCTGgcttcactcctgctgacagctGAGAAGCATCTGTCTTCCATCCACTCTCCTGTTCCaagttttgttactttttaaaattttgttttaaactgcatgttttataaaataaaaacaaaactgttacTGGCTGTCATCTATGTCATTAGAGACCTGGGACTGTGGGATGCTCGGACTTAAGCCCTCCTCTACTTTTTGTTTGGCTTTCTCTtacaactggaaaaaaacaaagctttcAAATTTCCATCTAGAAATGAAGGTGAAGCTCTGGAGTCCAAAGTTAAAGATGTTGGAGGAATATAATTATGACTTTCCTGCACAATGTTAGGTCTTTGCTGTGGCTGCCTGGTACCCTAAGGTCGGATTCTTTTAAACGTACGGTATGGTTTCCTCCTTAATTGTGCAAAAGGAAAGTTGGAGGAGCTGACAAACTACAGGTTTCAGGTTATCTTGAGACCTGTAGATATTAACAGGATCTCTGTAGTGCTGCGGTGCTTCCTGGGAGATGTAGTTTCTTGACTAGAAACCAGGACTTCTCACCCGCTAGCCGTGCACCTTTCTTCTGGAAGGTCCTAGCCCACCTAGACTGACACGCGCGCGCGTCTGACCGCCACCTTACGTCACGCCGCGCTCTGTCCTTGCTTCAGGCCACTCCTATTCTTCGGCTGACCCCTGGTGGTCACGTGGAGCTGCTCGCCACGCAAGTCTGGGTCCTTCTGCGATCCACCGGGGTCCTCGATGCCTGGAAGCCGGTCCTGAGCTGCCTGTTCGCGCGAGAGTTTGGAGGGGCGGGTTTGGGGTCGGTCTCTCGTGTGGGGCTCGCACCGCCGTGCACCGGAGCCCTGCTTAGGCGCCCGCTTAGAGTGGGGGGAGCTGGGTCAGGCAGTCGCTGGGGCACCCGTGCCTGGAAAGTGCCGGAGCGCTCTGGAGAAGCCTGGACAGCCCCGCTCCCCAGCAGCCAGGTGCTAGGGTCCGGAGCTAAAGTGAGAGTCCGGCCGTTTTCGAGCGCCTGGGCCACGGCGGCGGCCCTGGGAGCAGAGGTGGGACGGGTGCGAGTGGCCCTAAGTGTCGGGGATGGACTCGAGCGAAGGCCGTGGCGGCGTCCTTAGAAAGGGGGCTGGTCCGCACGGGAAATAGCTTATAGGCTGGAGGTGGGGATGCTGTAATCTAAGGTGGTGGGTCCAAATAGGCCCCAGTTACTGAGTGCTCTTCTCCCGCCCACCACCTCGCTGCCTCCTGGCGGGAATCAGCTGCCTCCCTTGCCGGCAGCTCCTCTGTGCCTGCCGTCCTCGCTTAGTGGCCAGCCTCTGTTCCGCAGCTGCCACATAACCCTGTGCGCCCTAGGCAGCCGACGCTGAAGTACCAACATCTGGGGCCTCACCTGTCGACGTAGCATCTGGAGGGCTGAGCCCCAAGTCCCTAGCTCGCGCTCTCACTCACCGCCGGGAGAATCCGAGTCCTCAAGCGCTGGGAACAGAGGAGTCCCTTTGTGTCCTGGCCATTTCCTGAAAAGTAGAGTCAGAGTCACAGTGAGGCCTTTGTAGGCCTTGGGAtgagggatgggggggtgggggtcatGGAGCCGCCTGTTCACACCTATGTTTTATTCCAACCCAAATCCAGGTGGAGCAACCCCGTTCCGCTAAAGATGAAAGGCTGGGGTTGTCTGGCCCTGCTTCTGGGGGCCCTGCTGGGAACTGCCTGGGCTCGAAGGAGCCAGGATCTACACTGTGGAGGTAAGGGTACAAAGAGAAGTGAGAGAAGGAGGGTGGGGAAAACAGAGCCTTGGGAGAGCATGAGATCCAGGGCCTGGGAGAAGGATGAATGGAAACCCCTGGGTgattcccttcttccctcctccctcctcccatctcTCCCCTCACACCAGCTTGCAGGGCTCTGGTGGATGAACTAGAGTGGGAAATTGCCCAGGTGGATCCCAAGAAGACCCTTCAGATGGGCTCTTTCCGAATTAATCCGGATGGCAGCCAGTCAGTGGTGGAGGTAACTGTTACTGTTCCCCCAAATAAAGTAGCTCACTCGGACTTTGAATGAGAACTCAACTAATTAAGGACCTTGGtttaatagaaatgaagaaaacattgaCCCAGAGAGATATCGAAAAGATTGGGCTGTCTCATTTGTAAGAGGCTGGAGGCTTATACCCTATGCACTTGCTTCCTGGCCCCAAATCTTAAGACTTTATTTCTGCTGTAGTTGTTAGCAAACCCTGACCAGcctccttctccacatccttaatTCATGTCACTCATGTTTTCACTATGGCATAATCGTATACATAcaaacattcattcaaaaaagAAGGTCTTATTCTTGTATTTAGGAAATTTATGTTTTAGTTGAAAACGTAACACAAATACACAAAGCTGTATCTGGTGAGCAGTATATAAAGAAAAGTTAAGGCTATGATGTTTGTGAGATGCTTTAATAATTGTTATCCTCCAAGCCTATACTGCCTCTCTAATGCTTTTGTTGAGGATAGGTATTAGTCTGcttaatacaaagaaagaaaatcattagcTTACACCCATAAGAATTAAGGGAATTCACAGGAAAAGAACACATAGTTAACTAGGATTAATCCAAGAGGTCTCTGTTTATCTAGAATTTGGAGCTAATGACACTTTGCATTTCTTAGAATTGTATAGTGAGGTAAATAAGGTCATATATTTGAAAGCATTTGGAACTATACAGATAAACTACTGTTTTTCATTAGGGAAGGCTTTTTAGAATAGGTTGGTTGAACTAGATTTGGAAGGAAAAGTAAGGATATAAATTACTAATGTACAGACGTAGCAGAATGTGACCCAAGGCTGAGGACATTTCTAGGTGCCTTATGCTCGCTCAGAGGCCCACCTCACAGAGCTGCTAGAGGAGGTATGTGACCGGATGAAGGAGTATGGGGAACAGATTGACCCTTCCACTCACCGCAAGAACTACGTACGTGTAGTGGGCCGGAATGGAGAATCCAGTGAACTGGACCTACAGGGCATCCGAATTGATTCAGACATCAGTGGCACTCTCAAGTTTGCGGTGAGCTTTGGGAGTGGGTAGCTGGTTTTTGAAAATTCGGGGAGTTATTGGAGCCCAAGTGGCAAGTTGTGTCCTCTTCCTctctggaggtgggggcagaaggcTTCTTCTTGCCACCCCCTCTCACTCATTTCTCCCTTGGGTTGACAGTGTGAGAGCATTGTGGAGGAATATGAGGATGAACTCATTGAATTCTTTTCCCGAGAGGCTGACAATGTTAAAGACAAACTTTGTAGTAAGCGAACAGGTAAACTACTCCCGCTTTACTGCCTGTCCTCAGAGCCCTTTGGAACCCGGCACATTCTCTAGCAtgttcctccacctccctccccccgccccccccatccTCTGATATCAGCTCAAGACTTGGCTTCGATTACCTGTGACTTAGGGACTTGGGTTCTTCCTCTCCATTCTCTTCCTGTCAGCTTTCAGAATTTGTGGCTCCCTCACCTGAGATACAGGTGAGAGGATAGTGAGaatgttttgtcatttaaaaGGTTACGCTCTGAAAAATGGTGGATGGTGTGTGCCAGTTTGGTTTTGGGTATTTTCTCGGTAGTGGCTTATATCAGTATGAGCGTGGCATTTTCCTTCAAACTGTTATGTGCTATTTGCAGATCTATGTGACCATGCCCTGCACATATCGCATGATGAGCTATGAACCACTGGAGCGGCCCAGGCTGACAGGCTTGATGGATCACCcccaggaggggaagagggtggcaATGCCTTTTATATAATGTTTTTACTGAAATGAACTGAAAAATTGTGAAACCAAAAGTATGAACTGTGTTGTCTTTTCATACCCAGAATCAACCCTTACAGTAGGCTTGAAGATAGGGGATTCCagataggaaaggaaagggaaggaggagcttTGGAAATGGTGTAGCATGAAGGTAAGAGGAGTCTGAGGCTTACATTCTTTTGCCATCTGAGATTTCTGCTGGACTCACAGACTAGATAAGCACTTAGCAGTGCTTCCTCAGTACCATGTGTTTAGAGTCTAATTGTGGAGAGAAGAGGAACCTCTCTGAATAAGCAAGGGAACATAGGTAAGTGTACGGTAGTATGGGATTCTAGAAATTACTTGTATTTATACTGATGAAACATACAGTAAGACAGAGCTTGGTCTTGGAATAACGGACGTGCATtattctcccctccctgcccttccagaTGGAGGGGTCAGCAATAGCAGACAGAAAGGGGAAATGGATATGATCAACTCATCTGAAAAGTAAGGGCTTTCTCAGATAGGGAGAGATGAGGTAAGCACTGTTATTTCATGAAGGCCCTTGCTTGCTGGCCTGAGCTTTTAGATTTGATGCCAAGTGCAACACTAAAGTATACCTTTATCATCTCCATCTGTCACTCTGGACTGTAAGTCTGTCCCCACTTTGTATGTGTAGAGATTCTGTACTGGGTCCTGGGGATGAAAACCTAAAGGACGCCGTCTCTGAGGAGCTTCTTAAACACCCTGATCCCCAGGTGTGTCTGTCTCAGGGTTTGGAATGGAGCATTTGTATCCCAGGAGTGCCTCAGGGAAAGAacacctgaataaacattttgaagactttttaaattaagcGTTTTAGAATCTAAAGAGACCTTGGAGGTCGTCTGCttcacctctgcccattttacagatgaagaaactgaggcccagagatacCATAGGTCCTGAAGTTCTGTGGTGGCAAAATTGGATCAATAAGCTAATGTTCCCAAGTGTCAATCTGATCTAATATAGCTGTAAAGTAGCTTCTATTTTacgtctttttttctcttaatatcttGCACTAAGCCTGGCACACATAGTGAATGGGTTCAGTGAAGCTTTCTTGTACCACAAATCCCTATGAAATCTAACACACGAACTAATTCAGAGCAAGTATCCTGATGTTAGTTGACAACTAAACTCAGGGTCTAGTGTTAATTCCTTCTTCTCTCATTCAGCCATAAGAAATGCTATATCCTTGCTATATCCTGTCAAGTCCATTCTCCAGACCAGCTGTTACTAACCATTATTTCTTCTGTGATGCACATGAATCATGTTCATATGCTTCACACCCCTGTGAGTATACCCAGGATTCTGTCCATCGCCTACTTCGTGTCTAAAAACTTACTCTTCCTTCAGAAAGCTTATCAGAAAAGTGagaaaactcttagaaggaaCTCAAAATTGTGTTAATGtacaaaaaagcaaattatttgcAAGTATTAATAAAATACTGTTAGTTGGTAATACATTACTTGTGATACACCTCACTAGTCTGTCAAGATACAGCTGTTAAGAACTCTCCTGCCCAAGAGTCTTTGCCGTTGCTACCCAGGGGTGTGTCCTACATAGGGAAGAGTGCACATTATCGTCCTTGACTTGATCCTCAGAACGGTAGGAGGATATAGTTTGCACATCACTATTCACATCAGAGGTCACCACAAGGAATCCACGAATTTATCTGatcccttctggaggctcccGACAGCAAATTATTCTAGCCCAGTATTTGGGCAGATCAAACAGTAACGTTGCGTATCTGGTTATACCTTAAGCTTTAGATGTCTTCTAAATTAATTTATCAGTAAAATGTTAGAACTTAAACATTCTCAAAGACAGTTTTAAATGAGATCTGGATGTGACTAAGAAAAATTATTATGTGAAAATCTAGTCCTTTAAAAGTTTTaaaggtggctcagttaagcatctgtctttggctcaggtcatgatcccagggtcctgggtcaagccccacatagggctccctgctcagtggggatcctgcttctccctctccccctgctcatgtgctttctctttcccactctttctctcaaataaataaataaataaataaataaataaataaataaaatcttataaaaaataaacaaaaataagttttagaGGGTTTTTATGCTGTTAAAAAGGATCCAGAGCAGGGACAAGATTCCTTTAAATACAGGACAGGAATGAATAGCAAGGGCAAAGGAACTAAGACATGGCGGCGACTCCTATAACAAGCACATACACCTTATTTAATCTTTCCAAGTCTAAGAAGTAGATgctactcccattttacagatgaagaaactaagctCAAAGAGGTGGTGTTCTGGGGAGTCAAGACTTCAACCTTAGTGATCGTCTTATCCCTAGGCCAGTGGTCTTTCTGCCACATCCCGTTCCCTGTAGTGGAGTCTCCATGTAGTCCCCAGTGACTGTGCACACTAGTACTTGTATTTGTTTGAAAACTACCTCCAAGTCTGAACACATGCCCTCTGACTCTAATAATCAGTAGTGAAAAGGCATCATATCCTCCTTTCAGCTATTTCTCCAGACTGATTATTCATTGTAATGAGAAACCCATCCTACCCCCGGGTCACTTTAGGTGCTAGATGTCTGTCTTTCCTAACTTTATGTATTCCGGGAGGGTCACAATTTCTCATGTATTTCAGGTATGGATGTACAAAGGTTTTAcagatatttgtaaaatattttaaaatatagaacacACTGAGCTGGTGTGCCCAGGAGACAGTTAACAATGACTCAGAGTTGCAGCTGATAGTTCACAGTCATCACCATATAAACAATACAGCTTAGTAGTTAAGATACAGCTTCTGGCCAATTAGGTACTATGATCTTCAACAGGATACTTTATCTaaaccttggtttcctcctctgtagagATACTATTATCTACATCCCTTAGaggagttgtgaggattaattaaGATAATGTGTGTACCACATTTAGATAGTACCTAGAAAttgtaagtatttaataaattttagctattacCCATTAAATACAGGACTCTTGATTTACTGAAGTAGACAGTTTCAACTGATGTTTAGACTGCATTTTCCCACTTACCCTTAACCACCAGGGGGCACCATTGCCTCTGTCCATTTTAAAGAGGTCCTTCCA
This Ursus arctos isolate Adak ecotype North America unplaced genomic scaffold, UrsArc2.0 scaffold_21, whole genome shotgun sequence DNA region includes the following protein-coding sequences:
- the CNPY2 gene encoding protein canopy homolog 2, whose amino-acid sequence is MKGWGCLALLLGALLGTAWARRSQDLHCGACRALVDELEWEIAQVDPKKTLQMGSFRINPDGSQSVVEVPYARSEAHLTELLEEVCDRMKEYGEQIDPSTHRKNYVRVVGRNGESSELDLQGIRIDSDISGTLKFACESIVEEYEDELIEFFSREADNVKDKLCSKRTDLCDHALHISHDEL